The following are encoded together in the Paludisphaera mucosa genome:
- a CDS encoding DUF1549 domain-containing protein, which translates to MREGTVEVRRGSGWLAFAAAGWLGLAPGAHAQAPPRPAPPSAEMSLDADGAREVMRAVQELRQANLKKNGKPKAVEPPKRPERKVVAPTITTAEIDALVAARLAKSSPGVEPAPATTDVEFVRRIHLDVAGVPPTPAQVRDFVVDKSPDKRARLIDELLKSPEYARNWSRYWREVVQFHASNPAAAQVRYDLLETWLAEQFERNRPWDEIASGLIRGTGRTDENGAANFSAAHAASAVQTAGEASRVFLGVQIQCAECHDHKTDSWKREQFHEFAAFFAGGRVQRVVKASPGVRAAFAVQETPRARYAMPDLADPAKTTPVKPRFFLAASKSESVPDGLTPAQLRELIASYITGQDDPWFARAYVNRVWTVLMGEGFYDAVDDIGPERAAKGEEILFPLADQWRAGGYDVQWLFRTILNTRAYQRRARSTSSPAGATRLAAVCPSRLRADQIFESLAVALDLPTESATPPDGSPKQPDGKPLTPIQASAGAPKNPKKAIEAAGLAGAAGGKKGGRATSLRQPFDKLFGVDPSTQPDEVLGTIPQALFLMNGPIVHNRTQARPGTPLGAILARSAGDREALDAIYVRVLSRRPTPREVEVCGEYLAKADDRKEAFEDVYWSLVNSTEFLSRR; encoded by the coding sequence CGAGGGAACCGTCGAAGTTCGCCGAGGCTCCGGGTGGTTGGCGTTCGCGGCGGCGGGCTGGCTCGGCCTCGCCCCCGGCGCCCACGCCCAGGCACCTCCCAGGCCCGCCCCCCCCTCGGCCGAGATGTCCCTCGACGCCGACGGGGCCCGCGAGGTCATGCGGGCCGTCCAGGAGCTGCGCCAGGCCAACCTCAAGAAGAACGGCAAGCCGAAGGCCGTCGAGCCGCCGAAGCGCCCCGAGCGGAAGGTCGTCGCGCCCACGATCACGACCGCGGAGATCGACGCCCTGGTCGCCGCCCGCCTGGCCAAGTCGAGCCCGGGCGTCGAGCCCGCCCCCGCGACCACCGACGTCGAGTTCGTCCGCCGCATCCACCTCGACGTGGCCGGCGTGCCGCCGACCCCCGCCCAGGTCCGCGATTTCGTCGTCGACAAGTCGCCGGACAAGCGGGCGAGGCTGATCGACGAGCTGCTGAAGTCGCCCGAGTACGCCCGCAACTGGTCGCGCTACTGGCGCGAGGTCGTCCAGTTCCACGCCTCGAACCCCGCCGCCGCCCAGGTCCGCTACGACCTGCTGGAGACCTGGCTGGCCGAGCAGTTCGAGCGCAACCGCCCCTGGGACGAGATCGCCTCGGGCCTGATCCGGGGGACCGGCCGCACCGACGAGAACGGCGCCGCCAACTTCAGCGCGGCGCACGCGGCCTCGGCCGTGCAGACGGCCGGCGAGGCCTCGCGGGTCTTCCTCGGCGTCCAGATCCAGTGCGCGGAGTGCCACGACCACAAGACGGATTCGTGGAAGCGCGAGCAGTTCCACGAGTTCGCCGCCTTCTTCGCCGGCGGCCGGGTGCAGCGGGTGGTGAAGGCGTCGCCCGGCGTTCGGGCCGCGTTCGCCGTCCAGGAGACCCCTCGCGCCCGCTACGCCATGCCCGACCTGGCCGACCCGGCCAAGACGACCCCGGTCAAGCCCCGGTTCTTCCTGGCGGCGTCGAAGTCCGAGAGCGTCCCCGACGGCCTCACGCCGGCCCAGCTCCGCGAGCTGATCGCGTCGTACATCACCGGCCAGGACGACCCCTGGTTCGCCCGCGCCTACGTCAACCGGGTCTGGACGGTCCTGATGGGCGAGGGCTTCTACGACGCCGTCGACGACATCGGCCCCGAACGGGCCGCGAAGGGCGAGGAGATCCTCTTCCCCCTGGCCGACCAGTGGCGCGCCGGCGGTTACGACGTGCAGTGGCTCTTCCGGACGATCCTCAACACCCGCGCCTACCAGCGGCGGGCGCGGTCGACCTCGTCGCCCGCCGGCGCGACCCGGCTGGCGGCCGTGTGCCCCAGCCGCCTCCGCGCCGACCAGATCTTCGAGTCGCTGGCCGTCGCCCTCGACCTGCCGACCGAGTCGGCAACGCCCCCCGACGGCTCGCCGAAGCAGCCCGACGGCAAGCCGTTGACCCCGATCCAGGCCTCCGCGGGGGCGCCCAAGAATCCCAAGAAGGCGATCGAGGCGGCCGGCCTGGCCGGCGCGGCCGGCGGCAAGAAGGGGGGCCGCGCGACGAGCCTCCGCCAGCCGTTCGACAAGCTCTTCGGCGTCGACCCCTCGACGCAGCCCGACGAGGTCCTCGGCACCATCCCCCAGGCCCTCTTCCTGATGAACGGGCCGATCGTGCACAACCGCACTCAGGCCCGCCCCGGGACGCCCCTGGGAGCGATCCTGGCCCGCTCGGCCGGCGATCGCGAGGCGCTCGACGCGATCTACGTACGCGTCCTCTCCCGCCGCCCGACCCCCCGGGAGGTCGAGGTCTGCGGCGAGTACCTGGCGAAGGCCGACGACCGCAAGGAGGCCTTCGAGGACGTCTACTGGAGCCTCGTGAACTCGACCGAGTTCCTCTCGCGACGCTGA
- a CDS encoding DUF1501 domain-containing protein, with amino-acid sequence MRTESNIVQVAMNRHGVAGRRGFLRAVGLGAAGLAAGGVAPLGLTDLLTLRADELRKRQTACILLWMAGGPSQLETFDPKPEAANGGGTKAIETAAPGISIAQGWEKTAGVMKDVALIRSMTNKEGNHQRADYQLHTGYTPTATLKHPNIGSIAAAELGDSGFDLPHMVAIGGPTAGAGFLGASYEPFVVPNVQKPPDNAQARVPVDRFQRRLGLLNRLEKAGFEQAGGADRVRDHRALYSQTSKMVLSPRMKAFDLDQEAAPIRDAYGRTPFGQGCLLARRLVEAGVTFVEVRCGGWDTHTENNQRVAALAGQVDPAFATLINDLKSRGMLDRTLVVWMGEFGRTPKVNPNAGRDHFPRVFNVALAGGGVKGGQVIGGSSGDGTEVKDRPVTVPDLMSSICRSLGVDAAKENQTSIGRPMKIVDGGKAVGELFG; translated from the coding sequence ATGCGGACCGAATCGAACATCGTCCAGGTGGCCATGAACCGTCACGGCGTCGCCGGCCGTCGCGGCTTCCTCCGGGCCGTCGGCCTGGGCGCGGCGGGGCTCGCCGCGGGGGGCGTCGCGCCCCTGGGCCTGACCGACCTGCTGACCCTGCGGGCCGACGAGCTGCGCAAGCGGCAGACGGCCTGCATCCTGCTCTGGATGGCCGGCGGGCCCAGCCAGCTCGAGACCTTCGACCCCAAGCCCGAGGCCGCCAACGGCGGCGGAACCAAGGCGATCGAGACTGCCGCGCCGGGCATCTCGATCGCCCAGGGCTGGGAGAAGACCGCCGGCGTCATGAAGGACGTCGCCCTGATCCGGTCGATGACCAACAAGGAAGGCAACCACCAGCGGGCCGACTACCAACTCCACACCGGCTACACCCCGACGGCCACGCTCAAGCACCCGAACATCGGCTCCATCGCCGCCGCCGAGCTGGGCGATTCCGGCTTCGACCTGCCGCACATGGTCGCCATCGGCGGCCCGACCGCCGGGGCCGGCTTCCTCGGCGCCTCGTACGAGCCCTTCGTCGTCCCCAACGTCCAGAAGCCGCCCGACAACGCCCAGGCCCGCGTCCCGGTCGACCGCTTTCAGCGCCGGCTGGGCCTGTTGAACCGGCTGGAGAAGGCCGGCTTCGAGCAGGCCGGCGGCGCCGACCGCGTCCGCGACCATCGCGCCCTCTACAGCCAGACGTCGAAGATGGTCCTCTCGCCCCGGATGAAGGCGTTCGACCTCGACCAGGAGGCCGCCCCGATCCGCGACGCCTACGGCCGCACGCCCTTCGGCCAGGGCTGCCTGCTCGCCCGTCGGCTCGTCGAGGCGGGCGTCACCTTCGTCGAGGTCCGCTGCGGCGGCTGGGACACGCACACCGAGAACAACCAGCGCGTCGCCGCCCTCGCCGGCCAGGTCGACCCGGCCTTCGCCACGCTGATCAACGACCTCAAGAGCCGCGGGATGCTCGACCGCACGCTGGTGGTCTGGATGGGCGAGTTCGGCCGCACGCCCAAGGTCAACCCGAACGCCGGCCGCGACCACTTCCCGCGCGTCTTCAACGTCGCCCTGGCCGGAGGCGGCGTGAAAGGCGGCCAGGTGATCGGCGGCTCCAGCGGCGACGGGACCGAGGTCAAGGACCGCCCCGTGACCGTGCCCGACCTGATGTCCTCCATCTGCCGCTCGCTCGGAGTCGACGCCGCCAAGGAGAACCAGACGTCCATCGGCCGACCCATGAAGATCGTCGACGGCGGCAAGGCGGTCGGCGAGCTCTTCGGCTGA
- a CDS encoding PVC-type heme-binding CxxCH protein, with amino-acid sequence MPPGFPSRTTLALLLGLALAAPARGDLPKVPDGFKIRLVAAVPAVSYPCQLATAPDGSLFVGEDPMDQVGPADKPIDRVLVFRPGKDPVVFAEGLNAVFGMLWHDGSLYVMNMPNLTILRDTDGDGKADVRKELFTDMGVGPGFPNMLNDHIVSGIQVGMDGYLYISVGDKGVPKATGPDGRTIQLKGGGVVRCRPDGTMLEVLSSGTRNHLEPNLDARDTLFTYDNTDDGLGWWTRVVHHVDGGYYGYPFDYHDRKDKILPHMAEYGGGSPCGGLVYEEDAWPEDFRGRAFWSEWGKRSVRAFRFKPKGASFEVADVVEFVQPGDVESFRPIDLALSHDGETLYVADWSMGGWGEKKDQFGRVYAVTYAGEPIARKPRGKDADPTPSLIASLDHPARSERLRAQRELIRRGDAAYDAVTAALAKPETPETARRHLTWAVADIAPRSPRGQEPVAAALKDPSADVRAQAARAIGLNFGPVAADALVERLADPEAPVRLQAIIALGRIAEPSAVAALIPIVADPDAFLAFSARKALARIGDWEKVSKGLESPDPRVREGTLLALEGVYRKEAVTVLAGFAAGGGEASERALAVRRLASAARETPPWDGKWWGTQPAKGKPPAKTVEWEGTTIVLDSLRARLDDPASPVRIAAADAVAEVDDQPSKALIRARLPKEPDPEVRAALARALGGLHDAEALPILAAAVRDANGPDVVRDAALKAVEAIGGEQATGVLVEVLEDPALGDDRRKGVVAALGRFQAEAAVSALVKTLANTAPSVREAAVGALASVLDARKGDAPEPALAAIRARLDDPALEVRKRAIESLGTLADPASVPALIAAADREDVRFEAVEALAAHPNPAALSVYLGALGDRSPAIRKRAAAALAQLKDQAAPRLDQLAGRRELPAAALPDLREAFSVAAPIATWSLAGPFPIDAPPPFPLDQPIDPKAEMDAIDGAKVAWREAAARERRGRINLARIYRSSDKRSAFGVAEFDSPSDRAAKFTVGSDDTLTVWVNGEQVYHFGDSRSYSHESDHFDARLRKGPNRIVVRCGNNGGPWDFSVAVSGAVDYAFLKEPAAGGFDPEAYRVAAVKGGGDANHGKAIFHDLKGLACVKCHAVGPGGATVGPELSSVGAKYPRDELITAVLYPSAKISSGYEPVVLALDDGRVLSGIVKSETPEAVELQDSEAKTIKVEAGRIEERKRGDVSIMPPGLAEGISPADFADLIAFLETLKEVKPAAAPPAGSGG; translated from the coding sequence ATGCCCCCCGGATTTCCCTCGCGGACGACGCTCGCCCTCCTGCTCGGACTCGCCCTCGCCGCCCCCGCGCGGGGGGACCTGCCCAAGGTACCGGACGGCTTCAAGATCCGGCTGGTGGCGGCGGTGCCGGCGGTGTCGTATCCGTGTCAGCTCGCCACCGCGCCGGACGGCTCGCTGTTCGTCGGCGAGGACCCGATGGACCAGGTGGGCCCGGCCGACAAGCCCATCGACCGCGTCCTGGTGTTCCGCCCCGGCAAGGATCCCGTCGTCTTCGCCGAGGGGCTCAACGCCGTCTTCGGGATGCTCTGGCACGACGGATCGCTCTACGTCATGAACATGCCCAACCTGACCATCCTTCGGGACACCGACGGCGATGGCAAGGCCGACGTGCGCAAGGAGTTGTTCACGGATATGGGGGTGGGGCCCGGCTTCCCCAACATGCTCAACGACCACATCGTCTCGGGCATTCAGGTCGGCATGGACGGTTATCTGTACATCTCGGTCGGCGACAAGGGGGTGCCCAAGGCGACGGGCCCCGACGGCCGGACGATCCAGCTCAAGGGGGGCGGCGTGGTTCGCTGCCGGCCCGACGGCACGATGCTCGAAGTCCTCTCTTCGGGCACGCGGAACCACCTGGAGCCGAACCTCGACGCCCGCGACACGCTCTTCACGTACGACAACACCGATGACGGCCTGGGCTGGTGGACGCGGGTCGTCCACCACGTCGACGGCGGCTATTACGGCTATCCCTTCGACTATCACGACCGCAAGGACAAGATCCTCCCCCACATGGCCGAGTACGGCGGTGGCTCCCCCTGCGGGGGCCTCGTCTACGAGGAGGACGCCTGGCCCGAGGACTTCCGCGGCCGCGCCTTCTGGTCGGAGTGGGGCAAGCGCTCGGTGCGGGCCTTCCGCTTCAAGCCCAAGGGGGCGAGCTTCGAGGTCGCCGACGTGGTCGAGTTCGTCCAGCCGGGCGACGTCGAGAGCTTCCGGCCGATCGACCTGGCCCTATCGCACGACGGCGAGACCCTCTACGTCGCCGACTGGTCGATGGGCGGCTGGGGCGAGAAGAAGGACCAGTTCGGCCGCGTCTACGCCGTGACCTACGCGGGCGAGCCGATCGCGCGGAAGCCGCGCGGGAAGGACGCCGATCCGACGCCCTCGCTGATCGCCTCGCTCGACCACCCGGCTCGGTCGGAACGGCTCCGCGCCCAGCGCGAGCTGATCCGCCGCGGCGACGCGGCCTATGACGCCGTGACCGCCGCCCTGGCGAAGCCCGAGACGCCCGAGACGGCCCGTCGGCACTTGACCTGGGCCGTGGCCGACATCGCCCCCCGCTCGCCGCGCGGCCAGGAGCCGGTGGCGGCGGCCCTCAAGGACCCCTCGGCCGACGTCCGCGCCCAGGCCGCCCGCGCGATCGGCCTCAATTTCGGCCCGGTCGCGGCCGACGCCCTCGTCGAGAGGCTGGCCGACCCCGAGGCCCCGGTCCGGCTCCAGGCGATCATCGCGCTGGGGCGCATCGCCGAGCCCTCGGCCGTCGCCGCCTTGATCCCGATCGTGGCCGACCCCGACGCTTTCCTCGCCTTCTCCGCCCGCAAGGCTTTGGCCCGCATCGGCGACTGGGAGAAGGTCTCGAAGGGCCTGGAGTCGCCCGATCCCCGGGTTCGCGAGGGCACATTGCTGGCCCTCGAAGGGGTCTATCGCAAGGAGGCCGTGACGGTGCTGGCGGGCTTCGCCGCCGGCGGGGGCGAGGCGTCCGAACGAGCCCTCGCGGTGCGGCGGCTGGCCTCGGCGGCGCGTGAGACGCCGCCCTGGGACGGCAAGTGGTGGGGCACGCAGCCCGCCAAGGGCAAGCCGCCGGCGAAGACCGTCGAGTGGGAGGGGACGACGATCGTGCTCGACTCGCTCCGCGCCCGGCTCGACGACCCCGCGTCGCCCGTCCGGATCGCGGCGGCCGACGCCGTGGCCGAGGTCGACGATCAGCCGTCCAAGGCCCTCATCCGGGCGAGGCTTCCCAAAGAACCCGATCCCGAGGTCCGCGCGGCCCTGGCCCGGGCGCTGGGCGGGCTGCACGACGCCGAGGCGCTGCCGATTCTCGCCGCGGCCGTCCGGGACGCGAACGGGCCCGACGTCGTCCGCGACGCGGCGCTCAAGGCGGTCGAGGCGATCGGCGGCGAGCAGGCGACGGGCGTGCTGGTGGAGGTGCTGGAAGATCCCGCCCTGGGCGACGACCGCCGCAAGGGGGTGGTCGCGGCGCTGGGGCGGTTCCAGGCCGAGGCGGCCGTCTCGGCCCTGGTGAAGACGCTCGCCAACACCGCGCCCTCGGTCCGCGAGGCGGCCGTCGGGGCCCTGGCTTCGGTGCTCGACGCCAGGAAGGGCGACGCGCCGGAGCCGGCCCTGGCCGCGATCCGCGCGCGGCTCGACGACCCGGCGCTGGAGGTTCGCAAGCGGGCGATCGAGTCGCTCGGGACGCTGGCCGACCCGGCGTCGGTCCCGGCCCTGATCGCCGCGGCCGACCGCGAGGACGTCCGCTTCGAGGCCGTCGAGGCGCTGGCCGCCCATCCCAATCCGGCGGCGCTCTCGGTCTACCTGGGCGCCCTCGGCGACAGGAGCCCGGCGATCCGCAAGCGAGCCGCCGCCGCGCTGGCCCAGTTGAAGGACCAGGCCGCGCCGCGGCTGGACCAGCTGGCCGGCCGTCGCGAGCTGCCGGCCGCCGCCTTGCCCGACCTCCGCGAGGCGTTCTCGGTGGCGGCGCCGATCGCGACGTGGAGCCTCGCCGGGCCGTTCCCGATCGACGCCCCGCCGCCGTTCCCGCTCGACCAGCCGATCGATCCCAAGGCCGAAATGGACGCGATCGACGGTGCGAAGGTCGCTTGGAGGGAGGCCGCGGCCCGCGAGCGTCGGGGCCGCATCAACCTGGCGCGGATCTACAGATCGAGCGACAAGCGTTCGGCCTTCGGCGTCGCCGAGTTCGACAGCCCGTCCGACCGCGCGGCGAAGTTCACGGTCGGCTCGGACGACACCTTGACCGTCTGGGTGAACGGCGAGCAGGTCTACCACTTCGGCGACAGCCGGAGCTACAGCCACGAGTCCGACCACTTCGACGCCAGGCTTCGGAAGGGGCCGAACCGCATCGTCGTCCGCTGCGGCAACAACGGCGGGCCCTGGGACTTCTCGGTGGCCGTCTCGGGGGCGGTCGACTACGCCTTCCTGAAGGAGCCGGCCGCGGGCGGGTTCGATCCCGAGGCCTATCGCGTCGCGGCCGTGAAGGGGGGCGGCGACGCGAACCACGGGAAGGCGATCTTCCACGATCTGAAGGGGCTCGCCTGCGTGAAGTGCCACGCGGTCGGCCCGGGCGGGGCGACGGTCGGGCCCGAGCTTTCGAGCGTCGGGGCCAAGTACCCGAGGGACGAGCTGATCACGGCCGTTTTGTACCCCTCGGCGAAGATCTCCAGCGGCTACGAGCCGGTCGTCCTGGCCCTCGACGACGGCCGCGTCCTCTCGGGGATCGTCAAGAGCGAGACGCCCGAGGCCGTCGAGCTTCAGGACTCGGAGGCCAAGACGATCAAGGTCGAGGCCGGACGCATCGAGGAACGCAAGCGCGGCGACGTCTCGATCATGCCCCCGGGACTCGCCGAGGGCATCAGCCCCGCCGACTTCGCCGACCTGATCGCCTTCCTGGAGACCCTCAAGGAAGTGAAGCCCGCCGCCGCCCCGCCGGCCGGTTCAGGCGGCTGA
- a CDS encoding GNAT family N-acetyltransferase, whose protein sequence is MNRFHVERMPRPELDLAIEAAAREGWNPGLHDAECFWAIDPTGFFMGVMDGRVVGRASAVAYDDRFAFVGLYIVAPEFRGLGYGMAITQALMRHVGDRNAGLDGVTSMVEKYGRLGYRPAHRSIRHVYTPRQALDPDGRIVDAESVDFERLADYDARHFSAPRPTFLARWIAQPGATALAFVEDGEIGGYGVIRPCRTGFKIGPLFAEDERAADALFAALGNHGLGGPVYLDVPEPNRDGMALAGRYGMTPEFECVRMYLRGDPGLPLDRIYGITAFEIG, encoded by the coding sequence ATGAACCGCTTTCACGTCGAACGCATGCCCCGGCCCGAACTCGACCTCGCGATCGAGGCCGCCGCGCGCGAGGGTTGGAATCCCGGGCTGCACGACGCCGAATGCTTCTGGGCCATCGACCCGACGGGGTTCTTCATGGGGGTGATGGACGGCCGGGTCGTCGGCCGCGCCTCGGCGGTCGCGTATGACGACCGTTTCGCGTTCGTCGGCCTCTACATCGTGGCCCCGGAGTTCCGCGGACTCGGCTACGGGATGGCGATCACCCAGGCCCTGATGCGCCACGTCGGGGACCGGAACGCGGGCCTGGACGGCGTGACCTCGATGGTCGAGAAATACGGCCGGCTCGGCTACCGGCCGGCGCATCGGAGCATCCGACACGTCTACACGCCTCGGCAAGCCTTGGACCCCGACGGCCGGATCGTCGACGCCGAGAGCGTGGACTTCGAGAGGCTGGCCGATTACGACGCCCGGCACTTCTCCGCGCCTCGGCCGACTTTCCTCGCGCGCTGGATCGCCCAGCCCGGCGCGACGGCCCTGGCGTTCGTCGAGGACGGCGAGATCGGCGGTTACGGCGTCATCCGACCCTGCCGGACGGGATTCAAAATCGGCCCCCTGTTCGCCGAGGACGAGCGCGCAGCCGACGCCCTGTTCGCCGCCCTCGGCAACCACGGGTTGGGCGGTCCGGTCTACCTGGACGTCCCCGAGCCGAACCGGGACGGAATGGCGCTGGCTGGGCGATACGGCATGACCCCCGAATTCGAGTGCGTCCGCATGTATCTGCGGGGAGACCCGGGCCTGCCGCTCGACCGCATCTATGGGATCACCGCGTTCGAGATCGGCTGA
- a CDS encoding GNAT family N-acetyltransferase, with protein MLDNVIWSALTTRQTHLALGGERARRYPADMAPFLGTVDASPESTAAMAELIEPGETLYVAGVAPDLPPGVTAERLPPIAQMVFVGRIAPPASDEGVAVLGPGDAPDMIDLMAEVYPGYFRPRTPEMGMYLGVRQGGLLVAMAGQRMCLDGHREISGVATRPEARGKGHASRLVALLVGAILREGLTPFLHVDADNAVARSAYENAGFVRRRDVEFFRVRRDLAP; from the coding sequence ATGCTGGACAACGTCATTTGGAGCGCCCTGACGACGCGGCAAACCCATCTGGCCCTGGGCGGCGAGCGGGCCAGGCGCTACCCCGCGGACATGGCCCCGTTCCTGGGGACGGTCGACGCGAGCCCGGAATCCACCGCCGCGATGGCCGAACTGATCGAGCCCGGAGAGACGCTCTACGTCGCCGGCGTCGCGCCGGATCTGCCGCCAGGCGTGACGGCCGAGCGTCTCCCGCCGATCGCGCAGATGGTCTTCGTCGGCCGCATCGCCCCCCCGGCGAGCGACGAGGGCGTCGCGGTCCTCGGGCCGGGAGACGCGCCCGACATGATCGACCTCATGGCCGAGGTCTACCCCGGGTACTTCCGGCCGAGGACGCCCGAGATGGGGATGTACCTGGGCGTCCGCCAGGGCGGCCTACTGGTCGCGATGGCCGGTCAGCGGATGTGCCTCGACGGCCATCGCGAGATCAGCGGCGTCGCCACGCGCCCGGAGGCGCGGGGGAAGGGCCACGCCAGCCGTCTCGTCGCCCTGCTCGTCGGGGCGATCCTCCGCGAGGGCCTCACGCCGTTCCTGCACGTGGACGCCGACAACGCCGTCGCGAGGTCGGCCTATGAGAACGCGGGCTTCGTCCGGCGTCGCGACGTGGAATTCTTCCGGGTCCGTCGCGACCTGGCGCCGTGA
- a CDS encoding DUF5658 family protein, translating to MRADDSDATVRFPCAWCGLGVTAPAGVAKVKGRCPHCGAVQDVPRPATPPPEPYALIEEPPAPAVAAPTPTPVPARVVRGSKGFWRSLLHESAGRESVLAAEISALLLLSVADLMTTYHLMRTHPKFYESNPVAQFFFARWNIAGMAVFKFSVIAFVVVVGEVVERRRPGLGRFVILTGCLASMVVVVHGLRLAFGEFAAE from the coding sequence ATGCGGGCGGACGATTCCGATGCGACGGTGCGGTTCCCCTGCGCGTGGTGCGGCCTCGGGGTCACGGCGCCGGCGGGCGTGGCGAAGGTGAAGGGGCGGTGTCCGCACTGCGGGGCCGTCCAGGACGTCCCGCGGCCGGCGACGCCCCCGCCCGAGCCGTACGCGCTGATCGAGGAACCGCCCGCCCCTGCGGTCGCGGCGCCCACGCCCACGCCCGTTCCCGCTCGCGTGGTGCGAGGTTCGAAAGGCTTCTGGCGGAGCCTCCTCCACGAATCGGCCGGGCGCGAAAGCGTGCTGGCGGCCGAGATCTCGGCCCTGCTCCTGCTGAGCGTCGCCGACCTGATGACCACCTACCACCTGATGCGGACGCATCCCAAGTTCTACGAGTCGAACCCCGTCGCGCAGTTCTTCTTCGCGAGGTGGAACATCGCCGGCATGGCGGTCTTCAAGTTCTCGGTCATCGCGTTCGTGGTCGTCGTCGGCGAGGTCGTCGAACGCCGCCGACCTGGGCTGGGCCGATTCGTCATCCTGACCGGCTGCCTGGCCTCGATGGTCGTCGTGGTCCACGGCCTGCGGCTGGCCTTCGGGGAATTCGCCGCGGAGTAG
- a CDS encoding MarR family winged helix-turn-helix transcriptional regulator, with translation MSDELGRRIGKREPFGTREEAAMLNLVRTADRVQGHAGRLLRDHGLTAAQYNVLRILRGLGAPTPILGIADRMLTETPGITGLIDRLEKLELVHRQRCDEDRRIIYVVIAPRAEAILKELDGPLKELQSRICSGLTPAELATLGRLLDKIREPLEAP, from the coding sequence ATGTCGGACGAGCTGGGGCGGAGGATCGGCAAGCGGGAGCCGTTCGGCACGCGGGAGGAGGCGGCGATGCTGAACCTCGTGCGGACGGCGGACCGGGTCCAGGGGCACGCCGGGAGGCTGCTCCGCGACCACGGCCTGACGGCCGCCCAGTACAACGTCCTGCGGATCCTGCGGGGCCTCGGCGCCCCCACGCCGATCCTGGGCATCGCCGACCGGATGCTCACCGAGACGCCCGGGATCACGGGCCTGATCGACCGCCTGGAGAAGCTCGAACTGGTCCACCGCCAGCGTTGCGACGAGGACCGGCGGATCATCTACGTCGTCATCGCCCCCAGGGCCGAGGCGATCCTGAAGGAACTCGACGGCCCGTTGAAAGAGCTGCAGTCGCGGATCTGCTCGGGCCTGACCCCGGCCGAGCTGGCCACGCTCGGCCGGCTCCTGGACAAGATCCGCGAGCCGCTCGAGGCCCCGTAG
- a CDS encoding pirin family protein translates to MITIRKAADRGGADHGWLQTAHTFSFNTYHDPRQMGFRSLRVINEDVVQPGQGFGMHGHRDMEIVTVVLSGALEHRDSMNNASVLGPGEVQRMTAGQGVRHSEANPSDESPVHLYQIWLLPERPGLTPSYEQKAFPDAERRDAWRVVVSPDGREGSLKIHQDASIHLASLDPGKELNRDLAPGRHAWLQVLKGSVVLNGRPLETSDGAAVSGESSLALRADQPAEVMLFDLA, encoded by the coding sequence ATGATCACGATCCGCAAGGCCGCCGACCGCGGCGGCGCCGACCACGGCTGGCTGCAGACGGCGCACACCTTTTCGTTCAACACGTATCACGACCCCCGGCAGATGGGCTTCCGCTCGCTCCGCGTCATCAACGAGGACGTGGTCCAGCCCGGCCAGGGCTTCGGGATGCACGGGCACCGCGACATGGAGATCGTCACGGTCGTCCTCTCGGGGGCGCTCGAGCACCGCGACAGCATGAACAACGCGTCGGTGCTCGGCCCCGGCGAGGTCCAGAGGATGACCGCCGGCCAGGGCGTGCGGCACAGCGAGGCCAACCCGTCGGACGAGTCTCCGGTCCACCTCTACCAGATCTGGCTGCTGCCCGAACGCCCGGGGCTGACGCCCAGCTACGAGCAGAAGGCCTTCCCGGACGCCGAGCGGCGCGACGCCTGGCGGGTGGTCGTCTCGCCCGACGGCCGCGAGGGCTCGCTGAAGATCCACCAGGACGCCTCGATCCACCTGGCGTCGCTCGACCCCGGCAAGGAGCTGAATCGGGACCTCGCGCCGGGCCGTCACGCCTGGCTGCAGGTCCTGAAGGGCTCGGTCGTCCTCAACGGCCGGCCCCTCGAAACCAGCGACGGGGCCGCCGTCAGCGGCGAATCGTCGCTCGCCCTCCGGGCCGACCAGCCCGCCGAGGTCATGCTCTTCGACCTGGCCTGA
- a CDS encoding DoxX family protein, giving the protein MATAFQGLVSVAGRVALSTIFLLSAVGNKIPNFNQVSDLLGSKGLPAPKFLLLGAIAFLVAGSLSVIAGWKTRLGALLLFLFLLPTTYLFHDFWNHPGQEGQEQMIQFMKNLSMAGAMLFLIANGGGAWSLDSRRSQSAKAVVLEEAVV; this is encoded by the coding sequence ATGGCTACGGCGTTTCAAGGTCTGGTCAGCGTGGCGGGTCGGGTGGCGCTTTCGACGATCTTCCTGCTGAGCGCGGTCGGCAACAAGATCCCGAATTTCAACCAGGTGTCGGACCTGCTGGGCTCGAAGGGCCTGCCCGCGCCGAAGTTCCTGCTGCTGGGCGCGATCGCCTTCCTGGTCGCCGGCAGCCTGTCGGTGATCGCGGGCTGGAAGACGCGGCTGGGCGCGCTCCTGCTATTCCTCTTCCTGCTGCCGACGACGTACCTCTTCCACGACTTCTGGAATCACCCCGGCCAGGAGGGTCAGGAGCAGATGATCCAGTTCATGAAGAACCTGTCGATGGCCGGCGCCATGCTCTTCCTGATCGCCAACGGCGGCGGGGCCTGGAGCCTCGACTCCCGGCGGTCGCAGTCGGCGAAGGCTGTGGTCCTCGAGGAAGCCGTCGTCTGA